The following proteins are encoded in a genomic region of Methanomassiliicoccales archaeon:
- a CDS encoding GyrI-like domain-containing protein, translated as MSSEIKIVEQTPVPMLSMREKIQNTAIKSKMGEMFGQLWMYMEKNKIQVAGPPFAVYHDYDQQTCDMECGFPTVKPEKGEADILSSSVPGGKCVMATHVGPYEKIMDTYQIIQEFMHKEGLKPKKVMWERYINDPATVKDQNELVTEIYWPID; from the coding sequence ATGTCCTCAGAAATAAAGATAGTAGAGCAGACACCCGTTCCTATGCTTTCGATGAGAGAGAAGATCCAAAACACCGCGATCAAATCCAAGATGGGTGAGATGTTCGGACAACTCTGGATGTACATGGAGAAGAACAAGATCCAGGTCGCCGGCCCACCGTTTGCCGTCTATCATGATTATGACCAACAGACCTGTGACATGGAATGCGGATTCCCTACGGTGAAGCCGGAGAAGGGAGAGGCCGACATCCTATCCTCATCCGTCCCTGGCGGTAAATGCGTGATGGCCACCCATGTCGGGCCCTACGAGAAGATCATGGACACCTACCAGATCATCCAGGAATTCATGCACAAAGAGGGGCTCAAACCGAAGAAGGTCATGTGGGAGAGATATATCAACGACCCGGCGACGGTGAAGGACCAGAATGAGCTGGTAACCGAGATCTACTGGCCGATCGATTGA
- a CDS encoding acyltransferase family protein — protein sequence MNPSTGRLHYIDNLRWTLIILVIVVHASATYGPVGGWFYYDRASTDAATGMILTWIPTVSQTFFMGLMFFLAGYFIPSSLERKGKSRFVAERLKRLGIPVILFIIMIGPGIVYFLNYYGTSFFDYYLAYLVDPERYQPGPLWFAIVLLIFTLVYVGVRKHLPILQKRTYGNRELLALGLMMAVGSFMVRIVYPIGSNVWIMQVPFFFQYVILFALGIMSKQNGWLDDLPMRAGKIWKYLTIVLAILAWPVLVFSSGMMDSDYTSFMGGLNWQALALAIWEQTFCVAASVSLLVWYKNRMNFQSRSTRFLSENAFAVYFLHAPILVVITLLLVNIDLPIILKFVSAVVLAIIITYCLCDVLRRSQVFHAVFG from the coding sequence ATGAACCCGAGCACCGGTCGTCTCCACTACATAGACAACCTTCGATGGACATTGATCATTCTGGTCATTGTTGTTCATGCTTCGGCGACCTATGGGCCGGTGGGTGGCTGGTTCTATTACGATAGAGCTTCCACCGATGCTGCGACCGGAATGATCCTCACCTGGATCCCCACCGTTTCTCAGACCTTCTTCATGGGACTGATGTTCTTTCTGGCCGGGTATTTCATTCCGTCATCATTGGAAAGAAAGGGAAAGAGCCGGTTTGTCGCCGAGAGGCTGAAGCGGCTGGGAATACCCGTGATCCTTTTCATTATCATGATAGGGCCGGGGATTGTCTATTTTCTAAATTATTACGGCACTTCGTTCTTCGATTATTACCTGGCATACTTGGTTGACCCGGAGCGGTATCAGCCCGGACCACTCTGGTTCGCCATTGTGTTGCTGATTTTCACTTTGGTTTATGTTGGAGTGAGAAAACATCTACCTATTCTCCAGAAAAGAACTTATGGTAATCGCGAATTGCTCGCGTTGGGCCTGATGATGGCTGTCGGTTCTTTCATGGTCAGGATAGTATATCCCATTGGGTCCAATGTTTGGATAATGCAGGTACCATTCTTCTTCCAGTATGTCATCCTGTTCGCTCTGGGCATCATGTCCAAGCAAAATGGATGGCTTGATGACCTTCCGATGAGAGCGGGCAAGATATGGAAATACCTGACCATTGTGCTCGCCATATTGGCATGGCCCGTCCTTGTCTTTTCCAGCGGGATGATGGACAGCGACTACACCTCCTTCATGGGAGGGCTGAATTGGCAGGCACTGGCACTGGCGATCTGGGAGCAGACGTTTTGCGTGGCTGCATCCGTTTCGCTGTTGGTCTGGTATAAGAACCGAATGAACTTTCAGAGCAGAAGCACAAGATTTCTTTCTGAGAATGCCTTTGCAGTCTATTTCCTCCATGCCCCGATCCTGGTGGTGATCACGCTGCTGCTCGTCAACATCGATCTGCCGATCATCTTGAAATTTGTTAGTGCAGTTGTTCTTGCCATCATCATCACCTACTGTTTATGCGATGTTCTACGCCGGTCACAGGTATTCCATGCGGTCTTCGGATGA
- a CDS encoding Ku protein — protein MKSIWSGSLSFGMVNIPVKLYSIVEHAASPGFKLLHVEDKSPIEYRKYCKKQDTEVPWSEIVKGLEVEPGSYFLFTKEELAGLRPEKSDAIEIVEFVSPDQIDRPYLDGHYYVGPEKKKEKAFFIFSKALKSSNKNAIGRFMMREKEYTCAIAPYENGLLLSTLNYSYELRSIKGVENIADPVEIKQQELDLAIQLIEKLSAAHFDISQYKDQFAEHLKTAIQKRDRKELVIIEKEKPETTEENLIDALKQSLEA, from the coding sequence ATGAAATCCATCTGGTCCGGATCGCTATCGTTCGGTATGGTCAACATCCCGGTCAAGCTCTATTCCATAGTCGAGCATGCCGCCTCGCCAGGCTTCAAACTGCTCCATGTGGAGGACAAGAGCCCCATAGAGTATCGGAAATATTGCAAGAAACAGGACACGGAGGTCCCCTGGTCAGAGATCGTCAAGGGGCTGGAAGTTGAACCGGGATCGTACTTCCTGTTCACAAAAGAAGAGCTCGCCGGCCTTCGTCCAGAAAAATCCGATGCCATAGAGATCGTCGAGTTCGTCTCTCCGGATCAGATCGACCGCCCATACCTGGATGGACACTATTACGTTGGGCCGGAGAAGAAGAAAGAGAAGGCGTTCTTCATCTTTTCCAAGGCGTTGAAGTCCTCGAACAAGAACGCCATCGGCCGCTTCATGATGAGGGAGAAGGAATACACCTGCGCCATCGCCCCATACGAGAACGGACTGTTGCTGAGCACCCTGAACTATTCATATGAACTTAGAAGCATCAAAGGGGTGGAGAATATAGCCGACCCGGTGGAGATCAAGCAACAAGAGCTGGATCTGGCCATACAGTTGATCGAAAAGCTCAGTGCGGCACATTTTGACATCTCCCAGTACAAGGACCAGTTCGCCGAACATCTAAAGACGGCAATCCAGAAACGCGATCGGAAGGAACTGGTCATCATCGAGAAGGAAAAGCCCGAGACCACCGAGGAGAACCTCATCGATGCGCTGAAACAGAGCTTGGAGGCGTAA
- the ligD gene encoding non-homologous end-joining DNA ligase — protein sequence MYEPMLAAMGSKDDLEREGYIYEPKLDGTRAICYVDSTMKFINRRGHDITDRYPEFSFRDQIKARSCVLDGELVVYDKRGNPSFHLLQKREQSKTSIAKFLSIQHPATFVIFDILELEGKDLLYTRLEERKKIMHAVLREGHHLQSIAYTKDGRKLWSVVEQRKLEGVMAKRSNSYYEPGKRSDAWLKIKALKTVDCVLLGYTSEIRTISALALGLYFGDELRYVGRVGTGFTDKYLEELRPILDGMLAVSPPVSSYPDEPVITWVRPELIAEVEVLQLTHDNHLRAPSFRRLRNDKDVRDCVIEQLGEGAGA from the coding sequence TTGTACGAACCTATGCTGGCGGCGATGGGGAGCAAGGACGACCTGGAACGGGAAGGATACATCTACGAACCAAAGCTGGACGGTACGCGGGCCATTTGCTACGTCGATTCGACCATGAAGTTCATCAACCGCCGCGGTCACGACATAACCGATCGCTACCCTGAATTCTCCTTCAGGGACCAGATAAAGGCCCGTTCCTGCGTGTTGGACGGGGAGCTCGTTGTCTATGACAAACGAGGCAATCCTTCATTCCATCTGCTCCAGAAGCGAGAGCAGTCCAAGACATCGATCGCCAAGTTCCTGAGCATCCAGCACCCAGCGACCTTTGTGATCTTCGACATACTCGAACTGGAGGGCAAGGACCTGCTCTATACCCGGTTGGAGGAGCGAAAGAAGATAATGCATGCGGTACTGCGCGAAGGCCATCACCTGCAGAGCATCGCCTATACCAAGGACGGAAGGAAGCTGTGGTCAGTGGTCGAACAGCGCAAGCTCGAAGGAGTCATGGCAAAGCGCTCCAATTCGTACTATGAACCGGGCAAAAGGTCTGACGCCTGGCTGAAGATCAAGGCATTGAAGACGGTGGATTGCGTCCTCCTCGGATACACCTCAGAGATCAGGACCATCTCGGCGTTGGCGTTGGGTCTCTACTTTGGCGACGAGCTAAGGTATGTAGGACGGGTGGGCACGGGTTTCACGGATAAGTACCTGGAGGAATTGAGGCCCATCCTGGATGGAATGCTGGCAGTATCTCCTCCCGTATCCAGCTATCCAGACGAACCGGTGATCACCTGGGTGAGGCCTGAGCTGATAGCCGAGGTGGAGGTGCTGCAGCTGACCCATGACAACCACCTCCGAGCGCCGTCATTTCGCCGGCTGCGCAACGACAAGGACGTCAGGGATTGTGTCATCGAACAGTTGGGTGAGGGGGCTGGTGCGTAA
- a CDS encoding universal stress protein, which translates to MIVEFKNIIVGIDGSENSKRAAEVAANLAEIFKGKVTLVSVVKPSEYSLAVEDKAFIESLKEFHDDLVEAVKDDIKRPEIEVETKIELGTPWKELIRLAKAGNCDLIVVGSRGVGQVAEFLIGSNSTRVVQHAETPVLVVP; encoded by the coding sequence ATGATCGTGGAATTCAAGAACATAATTGTTGGAATCGATGGCTCGGAGAATTCGAAGCGGGCTGCGGAAGTGGCAGCGAACCTGGCAGAAATATTCAAGGGAAAGGTCACGCTGGTATCTGTGGTCAAGCCCAGCGAATATTCACTGGCGGTCGAGGACAAAGCCTTCATTGAGTCGCTGAAGGAATTCCATGACGACCTTGTCGAAGCGGTCAAGGACGACATAAAGAGACCGGAGATCGAGGTCGAGACCAAGATCGAGCTGGGCACACCATGGAAGGAATTGATCCGTTTGGCCAAGGCCGGCAACTGTGATCTGATAGTGGTCGGTTCCAGGGGTGTTGGCCAGGTGGCGGAGTTCCTGATCGGCAGCAATTCCACCAGGGTGGTGCAGCATGCCGAGACGCCGGTGCTGGTCGTACCTTAG
- a CDS encoding NYN domain-containing protein produces MAEKEIAEGPIAFLVDGDNANSDMVGEMLNEASKYGSVIIRRVYGDWSSPQLVCWKKKLHEFALLPSMVIPNRSGKNATDIGLVIDAMDIMHKHVVKGFCIVSSDSDFTYLAMKIREEGLFVIGMGNEKTHPTFQKACDRFIFIENLLPVEEELESEHCPELATEEPKKVERHAPKKGLSPEKALDMLTNAFRNKVGDDGRVNLGNLGEALYRIEPAFDPRTYGKSSLVGLIAALPGSFSIEREGLGIWVRMKEGADSSKGRGKRRPRSK; encoded by the coding sequence ATGGCAGAAAAGGAGATCGCTGAAGGCCCGATAGCTTTCTTGGTGGACGGGGATAACGCCAATTCGGACATGGTCGGTGAGATGCTGAACGAGGCATCGAAATATGGTTCAGTGATCATCCGGCGGGTATATGGGGATTGGAGCAGTCCGCAATTGGTCTGCTGGAAAAAGAAGCTTCACGAATTCGCGCTTCTGCCCTCGATGGTCATCCCCAACCGGTCAGGCAAGAACGCCACCGACATCGGTCTGGTCATCGACGCCATGGACATAATGCATAAGCACGTGGTCAAGGGGTTCTGCATCGTCTCGAGCGATTCTGACTTCACCTATTTGGCCATGAAGATAAGGGAGGAAGGTCTGTTCGTCATCGGCATGGGCAACGAGAAGACCCACCCGACGTTCCAGAAGGCATGCGACCGTTTCATTTTCATAGAGAACCTTCTGCCCGTCGAAGAGGAGCTGGAGTCGGAACACTGTCCCGAGCTGGCCACCGAAGAGCCGAAGAAGGTAGAGCGGCATGCACCGAAGAAAGGTCTCAGCCCGGAGAAGGCGCTCGACATGCTCACCAACGCATTCCGCAATAAGGTGGGAGACGACGGAAGGGTCAACCTGGGAAACCTGGGGGAGGCTCTGTATCGAATAGAGCCGGCCTTCGACCCTAGGACCTATGGAAAGAGCAGCCTGGTAGGGTTGATCGCCGCGCTTCCCGGAAGCTTCTCCATTGAAAGGGAAGGGCTTGGTATCTGGGTCAGGATGAAGGAGGGGGCTGATTCCTCCAAAGGCCGGGGCAAACGGCGTCCCCGTTCCAAATAA
- a CDS encoding dihydrofolate reductase family protein has protein sequence MRKIIVSNMVSLDGYMAGPNGEIDWFVWDRELEKYTIEMMGTVDTILFGRVTYEMMASYWPTDTANNPYVKERMNNLPKIVFSKKLKKVDWNNSTLAADIDPERIMRMKRMAGKNIVVLGSGAIVSALAKLGLVDEYRIIVNPVLIGGGISMFRNLGDRQKLKLLDAWQLGSGVAILTYQALNQRNE, from the coding sequence TTGAGAAAGATCATCGTATCGAACATGGTCTCTCTGGACGGTTACATGGCCGGTCCGAACGGAGAGATCGACTGGTTCGTTTGGGACAGGGAACTGGAGAAGTACACGATCGAGATGATGGGTACTGTCGACACCATACTATTCGGCAGGGTGACATATGAGATGATGGCTAGCTACTGGCCAACCGATACGGCTAATAACCCATACGTCAAGGAGAGGATGAACAATCTGCCCAAGATCGTTTTCTCCAAGAAGCTCAAGAAGGTCGATTGGAATAATTCCACGCTGGCCGCCGACATTGACCCAGAAAGGATCATGCGAATGAAGAGGATGGCCGGCAAGAACATCGTGGTGCTAGGCAGTGGGGCCATAGTATCGGCCCTGGCCAAGCTTGGCCTTGTCGATGAGTATCGCATCATTGTCAATCCTGTCCTGATCGGCGGCGGGATATCCATGTTCCGTAACCTGGGCGATAGGCAGAAACTAAAGCTCCTGGATGCCTGGCAGCTTGGATCGGGAGTGGCGATCCTTACCTACCAGGCGCTCAATCAACGTAACGAGTAG
- a CDS encoding SRPBCC family protein: MNAQSTNQMMQEKPSKSIDLVITRTFDAPRELVWKYWTEPERAMKWWGPKGYTCPSAEMDVRVGGKYLLAMRSPEGKDYWSTGTYKEVAEPYHLTMSDSFSDEKGNVVPASFYGMPGEFPMELWVFVSFEEHGGKATMTLVHSGMPQGETKDAESGWNQSFDKLADAIHDEIFVQMKTLVLVEPGQQAATIIRVQDAPRELVFKAQTDPELFPQFWGPERYTTTVEKMDVRKGGIWRVIQRDAEGKEDAFNGVYHDVKAPEMIMDTWEWEGMPGHVLFETITFEEIEGKTKLTNVSVFQSVDDRDGMYKSGMVEGSEATMDRMAKLLKKMRSG, from the coding sequence ATGAACGCCCAATCTACGAACCAGATGATGCAGGAAAAGCCGAGCAAGAGCATTGATCTAGTCATTACCAGAACCTTCGATGCACCCAGGGAATTGGTATGGAAGTATTGGACCGAGCCCGAACGGGCGATGAAGTGGTGGGGTCCAAAGGGCTATACCTGTCCCAGCGCGGAGATGGATGTGCGGGTCGGAGGCAAATATCTGCTGGCCATGCGCTCACCGGAGGGAAAGGATTATTGGAGCACCGGGACCTACAAGGAGGTGGCCGAGCCCTATCATCTGACCATGAGCGATTCGTTCTCCGACGAGAAAGGCAACGTGGTGCCAGCCTCGTTCTATGGCATGCCAGGAGAGTTCCCAATGGAGCTATGGGTCTTCGTCAGCTTCGAAGAGCACGGCGGCAAGGCCACCATGACCCTGGTTCATTCAGGCATGCCTCAGGGCGAGACCAAGGATGCCGAGAGCGGCTGGAACCAGTCCTTCGATAAGCTCGCTGACGCGATCCACGATGAGATCTTCGTGCAGATGAAGACCTTGGTGCTTGTCGAGCCAGGCCAGCAAGCGGCCACCATCATAAGGGTCCAGGATGCGCCGCGTGAACTGGTCTTCAAGGCACAGACCGACCCTGAGCTATTCCCACAGTTCTGGGGACCGGAGCGATACACCACCACGGTGGAAAAGATGGATGTCCGCAAGGGAGGGATATGGCGCGTCATCCAGCGTGACGCGGAAGGAAAGGAGGATGCTTTCAATGGTGTCTATCATGATGTGAAGGCCCCAGAGATGATCATGGACACATGGGAGTGGGAGGGCATGCCGGGGCACGTCCTCTTTGAAACCATCACCTTCGAGGAGATCGAGGGAAAGACCAAACTTACCAACGTATCGGTCTTCCAGTCCGTCGATGACCGGGACGGGATGTACAAGTCCGGAATGGTGGAAGGCTCAGAAGCGACCATGGACCGTATGGCCAAACTGCTTAAGAAAATGCGATCGGGGTGA
- a CDS encoding DUF523 and DUF1722 domain-containing protein translates to MDVRPRLVISKCIGLDACRYDGKMIESRLVNRMKGRVDLIPVCPETAIGLGVPREPIRLIALRNAERKLVQPSTGLDLTERSQRYCSSFLLGLDQVDGFLMKSRSPTCALRDAGLYLDEKSVSPLPQKGPGLLGEAVLARFSDLAVEDEVRLNDMGIAEHFLTKLYAFARFRELNQEKGALMQYQADNKLLLMAYGQNKMRLLGNIASNRDKRAVEDVFVQYRSLLGSMFENRPTRGGAVNVMMHAMGHYKDRLESQEKERFLEALRVYREEGKPLENCLSLMRSYNQRFGNEYLSRQTFFEPFPKELIDASLADPGV, encoded by the coding sequence GTGGATGTCAGGCCAAGGCTAGTAATCTCCAAATGTATCGGGCTCGACGCTTGCAGGTACGATGGCAAGATGATAGAGTCCCGATTGGTGAACCGCATGAAGGGCAGGGTGGACCTGATACCAGTGTGCCCGGAGACGGCTATCGGATTGGGCGTTCCCCGGGAACCGATACGGCTCATCGCACTTAGGAACGCGGAGCGCAAGCTAGTCCAGCCATCGACGGGGCTGGACCTGACCGAGAGATCGCAACGATATTGCAGTTCCTTCCTTTTGGGATTGGACCAGGTGGACGGTTTCCTAATGAAATCGCGCTCACCCACATGTGCCCTCAGGGATGCCGGCCTCTATCTGGATGAGAAATCCGTATCTCCCCTGCCCCAGAAGGGCCCGGGACTACTAGGCGAGGCGGTCCTCGCCAGGTTCAGCGATCTGGCGGTAGAGGATGAGGTCCGATTGAACGACATGGGGATAGCGGAACATTTCCTCACCAAGCTGTACGCCTTCGCCAGGTTCCGCGAGCTGAACCAGGAGAAGGGCGCGCTGATGCAGTACCAAGCGGACAACAAGCTGCTGTTGATGGCCTATGGGCAGAACAAGATGAGGCTGCTCGGCAATATCGCCTCGAACCGCGACAAAAGGGCTGTGGAGGACGTGTTCGTCCAATACCGGTCCCTGCTCGGTTCCATGTTCGAGAACCGGCCAACAAGGGGGGGCGCGGTCAACGTGATGATGCATGCCATGGGTCATTACAAGGACCGACTGGAATCCCAGGAAAAGGAAAGATTCCTCGAAGCCCTCAGGGTATACCGTGAGGAAGGAAAGCCTCTTGAGAATTGCCTGTCCCTCATGCGTTCATACAACCAACGGTTCGGTAACGAATACCTTTCGCGCCAAACCTTCTTCGAACCGTTCCCGAAAGAATTGATCGATGCGTCATTGGCCGACCCTGGAGTATAG
- a CDS encoding ABC transporter permease, translating into MTSKESGKRQDASVEQGGWDAAALGYPLNFIRKALVITELEARKLRHDPSELLTRAVQPALWLLIFGVVLSSVKAIPTGDIPYIDFLTPGILAQSVLFISIFYGISIVWERDLGIVQKFLASPTPRTAIVAGKAISSGLRGLSQALIVYVLALAIGVKLNFDLFTIPLVVLVVVLGAAIFATLSLIIACLVKTRDRFMGIGQMITMPLFFASNAIYPVSLMPDWLKVIAYGNPLTYVVDALRGLMIQGGVYEHGLGVDLLVMIGVAAGLVIIGGRLYSRVGQ; encoded by the coding sequence GTGACATCCAAAGAGAGCGGCAAACGGCAAGACGCCTCGGTTGAGCAAGGTGGATGGGACGCCGCTGCCCTTGGATATCCTTTGAATTTCATCAGGAAAGCGTTGGTGATCACTGAGCTGGAGGCCAGGAAGCTTCGTCACGACCCGAGCGAGCTGTTGACCAGGGCAGTCCAGCCTGCACTGTGGCTCCTGATCTTCGGTGTGGTCCTCTCGTCGGTCAAGGCCATCCCGACCGGCGACATCCCGTACATCGATTTCCTGACACCGGGCATACTGGCTCAGAGCGTGCTCTTCATCTCGATCTTCTACGGGATATCGATCGTCTGGGAAAGAGACCTGGGCATAGTGCAGAAGTTCCTCGCAAGTCCAACACCCCGTACGGCGATCGTGGCGGGAAAGGCGATCTCATCCGGTCTGCGGGGCCTTTCCCAGGCACTCATCGTCTACGTCCTGGCCCTGGCCATCGGGGTCAAGTTGAACTTCGATCTGTTCACTATACCATTAGTGGTCCTGGTGGTGGTCCTGGGGGCGGCCATATTCGCAACCTTGTCGCTCATAATCGCCTGCCTGGTCAAGACCAGGGACCGGTTCATGGGAATAGGCCAGATGATAACCATGCCGTTATTCTTCGCCAGCAATGCCATCTATCCGGTGTCGCTGATGCCTGACTGGCTGAAGGTGATCGCGTACGGCAATCCGCTCACCTACGTGGTAGATGCGCTGCGGGGGCTGATGATACAAGGCGGTGTTTATGAACACGGGTTGGGTGTCGATCTGCTGGTCATGATCGGCGTGGCCGCTGGACTGGTGATAATCGGAGGCCGGCTATACTCCAGGGTCGGCCAATGA
- a CDS encoding ATP-binding cassette domain-containing protein, with the protein MPVITTRNLTRSFGKFVAVDSLELSVEKNEVFGLLGPNGAGKTTTIKMLTTLLPPSSGTASVDGLDVVSRSAQVRSIIGYVPQLLSADASLTGFENLLIFGKLYDVPRDELVPRIRQAIDMMGLTEFGDKLVRTYSGGMIRRLEIAQSTLHRPKVLFLDEPTVGLDPLARHAVWEMIARLREEFGTTVFLTTHLMDEADALCDRIGIMHRSKMVALGSPKELKEQVGADNLDQVFIHFTGDSIQTGGNYRDIQRERQTARRLG; encoded by the coding sequence TTGCCGGTCATCACTACCAGAAATCTCACTCGGTCCTTCGGAAAGTTCGTCGCGGTCGATTCGTTGGAGCTGAGCGTGGAAAAGAACGAGGTCTTTGGACTGCTGGGACCGAACGGCGCCGGTAAGACCACCACCATCAAGATGCTTACCACACTGCTACCGCCCAGTTCCGGCACGGCATCGGTGGATGGGTTGGACGTGGTGAGCCGATCAGCGCAGGTCAGAAGCATCATCGGTTACGTCCCCCAGCTCCTATCGGCCGATGCCAGCCTTACCGGTTTTGAGAACCTGCTCATCTTCGGCAAGCTGTACGACGTGCCCCGGGACGAGCTGGTCCCCCGCATAAGGCAGGCCATCGACATGATGGGACTGACCGAGTTCGGCGACAAGTTGGTCCGCACCTACTCGGGAGGGATGATCCGACGATTGGAGATCGCCCAGTCGACATTGCACCGTCCAAAGGTACTCTTCTTGGACGAGCCCACCGTCGGCCTGGACCCGCTCGCACGTCATGCCGTATGGGAGATGATCGCCCGCCTCCGCGAGGAGTTCGGGACGACGGTGTTCCTTACCACTCATCTGATGGACGAGGCTGACGCCCTTTGCGACCGCATCGGCATAATGCACCGTAGTAAGATGGTAGCGCTGGGAAGCCCGAAGGAACTGAAAGAACAGGTTGGCGCTGATAACCTGGACCAGGTGTTCATCCATTTCACTGGGGATTCGATACAGACTGGAGGCAATTACCGTGACATCCAAAGAGAGCGGCAAACGGCAAGACGCCTCGGTTGA